From the genome of Apium graveolens cultivar Ventura unplaced genomic scaffold, ASM990537v1 ctg5971, whole genome shotgun sequence:
ACTTTCATTGTCTTTCATTGTCTTTGCCTCCTGCCACTTCACTAACACCTCTGGAGCTCCGGGAAGGCCTTTAACTTTTGAAGTAACATTTAGCAAAGGCTCGGGAACGACCACTAATTCCAAGTCTGGAGCAAAATCCACAGGGAGCGACAAGGACACCAAAGACACATGTGTTGTCCCAGTTGCTCTTTTAAGTTCTGACACGTGAAAAACGGGGTGGATTCTGATGTAAGAAGGGAGCTGTAATTGATATGCCACCTTGCCTATACGCTGGAGAATAGTAAACTGACAATAAAACCTCGCAGCCAGCTTCTCAATCGGCGTTCTCGCTAACAAATTATGTCGATATAGCTGGAACGTCACATGCACACATATCCCAACCTGGCATGCATCATCCCTCCTCTTTTTATCTGCATTGTCTTTCATAATATTACCAAGATAAAATAGTTTAGCATGCCAAATAGTTTAGCATGCCAAATGATCATCAGTTCCGAGGTAGGTGCATTcacttcaagaatttgatcaaCTATTATCCTCGCATACATCTCCGTTACAACAAGCTTAAACTTTTTACATGCCGGAAACAACTGAAGTACCACAAAAACTTGCTTATAAAGATATAGTCTAAGAAATCTATAGAAGTTTATACTCTGTCCATTAATCTTATACTTAGTGTTAGCTGGACAGGTCTTCATCACCTTCTCAGCCTTTACCCAATTAAAAGAAAGAAGATCCTTGATATAATTATCAACTACCGAAAATTTCACAATGAATATGGGCTGGTTGATCATTTCGCCAGGCACATCAAAATTCAGTGATAAACTATTCTCAGTACTGCAATAATTTGAAGCAAGTCTATCACTATCCATCACTCCTCGCACCCTCCCCTTAAAACCCTGATACAAATTCGGTTCAACATTTCGAAGATTAATATGCCTCTCAAGCTTAGTTTTAGCCTCTAAATCCAACTCTGGTCCTTTTTCTTCAGGTAGCTTATAATACATTGCTCCACCTTCATCATCCCACACTAAATTCCTCTGAAGCTTACTATTAAATAAATTGCATCCTCTTATATTATCGAATCTAAACACCAAACTCAACAAAATTATCGTAAGTGAAACTTCCTCTTTAAAAGACAATTCATCAACTTTTATCACTTCATGCACCATCCCATTGTAGGCCTGATACAAGTCCTGTTCACCAAGTTGAAAAATAGCAGGGCTCTTATTCCCATCATATCTATCTTTATCCCCCTCCTTATATCTTATTTTTATTCGATACTTACC
Proteins encoded in this window:
- the LOC141702950 gene encoding uncharacterized protein LOC141702950 isoform X1 — protein: MIINSKPTEKEYDTVPIYKLHEDEYGKYRIKIRYKEGDKDRYDGNKSPAIFQLGEQDLYQAYNGMVHEVIKVDELSFKEEVSLTIILLSLVFRFDNIRGCNLFNSKLQRNLVWDDEGGAMYYKLPEEKGPELDLEAKTKLERHINLRNVEPNLYQGFKGRVRGVMDSDRLASNYCSTENSLSLNFDVPGEMINQPIFIVKFSVVDNYIKDLLSFNWVKAEKVMKTCPANTKYKINGQSINFYRFLRLYLYKQVFVVLQLFPACKKFKLVVTEMYARIIVDQILEVNAPTSELMIIWHAKLFGMLNYFILVIL